One window of Oncorhynchus masou masou isolate Uvic2021 chromosome 33, UVic_Omas_1.1, whole genome shotgun sequence genomic DNA carries:
- the LOC135528207 gene encoding U1 small nuclear ribonucleoprotein C-like, with amino-acid sequence MPKFYCDYCDTYLTHDSPSVRKTHCSGRKHKENVKDYYQKWMEEQAQSLIDKTTAAFQQGKMPPTPFPGAPPPGGAMIPPPNLHGPPRPGMLPTPQMGGPPMMPMMGGMGPPPPGMMGGPGMRPPMGGRMQMMPGHHMMRPPGHPMMMRPMMARPDR; translated from the exons ATGCCGAA GTTTTATTGTGACTACTGTGACACTTACCTAACTCATGACTCG CCCTCTGTGAGGAAAACACACTGCAGTGGCCGCAAACACAAAGAAAATGTAAAAGACTATTACCAGAAATGGATGGAAGAACAAGCACAGAGCCTCATTGACAAAACAA CTGCTGCCTTCCAACAAGGGAAGATGCCCCCAACACCATTCCCAGGAGCCCCACCTCCAGGGGGTGCCATGATCCCTCCACCAAACCTCC ATGGCCCACCACGTCCAGGGATGCTACCAACACCCCAGATGGGTGGTCCTCCAATGATGCCCATGATGGGTGGAATGGGACCACCCCCACCTGGAATGATGGGTGGTCCAG GTATGCGACCTCCAATGGGTGGCCGTATGCAGATGATGCCTGGACATCACATGATGCGACCTCCCGGTCATCCAATGATGATGAGGCCAATGATGGCACGGCCAGACCGATaa